A region of Lichenibacterium dinghuense DNA encodes the following proteins:
- a CDS encoding NarK family nitrate/nitrite MFS transporter, which translates to MRAFHLTWVAFFVCFFAWFATAPLMPTIAKDLSMTKDQVYNITIAGVFATILARMVIGPMCDKYGPRITYTILLALGSIPVFLVGFAQDYASFLIARLFIGVIGASFVITQYHTSVMFAPNVVGTANATVGGWGNAGGGVTQSVMPVIFAAIAAYGVSSSLSWRYAMILPGVLMLIVAVLYWKFTQDTPLGNIVELRRQGIAVDSGKKGGWDVMKVAARNYRVWLLAACYGASFGVELFVHSIAVTYFFNKFQMTQENAGYAVGAFGLLALFARALGGLLSDRVASTRGLDGRTWLLFAMLMLEGGFLIAFSQSDSIAVAVAFLLVFGLFTHMACGSLYALVPFIDRKVLGGVAGIIGAGGNIGGVLAGFLARGTGNVQETFLILGIAAVVCACGSALIRFSIVHKQNEQALYDEAVAQRRAASGNAEGVVVAA; encoded by the coding sequence ATGCGCGCGTTCCACCTGACCTGGGTCGCCTTCTTCGTCTGCTTCTTCGCCTGGTTCGCCACGGCGCCGCTGATGCCGACGATCGCCAAGGACCTGTCCATGACCAAGGACCAGGTCTACAACATCACCATCGCGGGCGTGTTCGCCACGATCCTGGCCCGCATGGTCATCGGGCCCATGTGCGACAAGTACGGCCCCCGCATCACCTACACGATCCTGCTGGCGCTGGGCTCGATCCCGGTGTTCCTGGTCGGCTTCGCCCAGGACTACGCGAGCTTCCTGATCGCGCGCCTGTTCATCGGCGTGATCGGCGCCTCCTTCGTCATCACCCAGTACCACACGTCCGTGATGTTCGCCCCGAACGTGGTCGGCACCGCCAACGCGACCGTGGGCGGCTGGGGCAACGCCGGCGGCGGCGTGACCCAGAGCGTCATGCCGGTGATCTTCGCCGCCATCGCGGCCTACGGGGTGAGCAGCTCGCTGAGCTGGCGCTACGCCATGATTCTGCCCGGCGTGCTGATGCTGATCGTCGCCGTGCTGTACTGGAAGTTCACGCAGGACACGCCGCTCGGCAACATCGTGGAGCTGCGCCGGCAGGGCATCGCGGTCGACTCCGGCAAGAAGGGCGGCTGGGACGTGATGAAGGTCGCGGCCAGGAACTACCGCGTCTGGCTGCTGGCCGCCTGCTACGGCGCGTCCTTCGGCGTCGAACTCTTCGTGCACTCGATCGCGGTCACCTACTTCTTCAACAAGTTCCAGATGACGCAGGAGAACGCCGGCTACGCGGTCGGCGCATTCGGTTTGCTGGCCCTGTTCGCCCGCGCGCTCGGCGGCCTGCTGTCCGACCGCGTGGCCTCCACCAGGGGGCTCGACGGCCGCACCTGGCTGCTCTTCGCCATGCTGATGCTGGAGGGCGGCTTCCTGATCGCCTTCTCGCAGTCCGATTCGATCGCGGTGGCGGTGGCGTTCCTGCTGGTCTTCGGCCTGTTCACCCACATGGCCTGCGGCTCGCTCTACGCGCTCGTGCCCTTCATCGACCGCAAGGTCCTGGGTGGGGTCGCCGGCATCATCGGCGCGGGCGGCAACATCGGCGGCGTGCTGGCGGGCTTCCTCGCGCGCGGCACCGGCAACGTGCAGGAAACCTTCCTGATCCTCGGCATCGCCGCCGTGGTCTGCGCCTGCGGCTCGGCCCTGATCCGCTTCTCGATCGTGCACAAGCAGAACGAGCAGGCCCTCTACGACGAGGCCGTGGCCCAGCGCCGCGCCGCCTCCGGCAACGCCGAGGGCGTGGTCGTCGCGGCCTGA
- a CDS encoding major royal jelly family protein gives MTRSLSFRRALLGASALGLAALAGSVPASAAAQMASAPLAKPDAPTAKLEKVMSFDRQVTGVAVSEDGRVFVNFPRWYEDSPVSVAEIKGGKLVPYPDAEWNSYRDADPKDPGTHFVCVQAETADGHGHLWVIDPAAPATGFIVPGGPKLVEIDLKTDKVINSYRFGGDVAPQGSYLNDIRVSADGRWVYMTDSGAQGALVVLDTESGKARRVLDGATSTQVDKSVAVVVNGKELRRADGSGVQFAADSISLDPKGEYVYFQPVTAKALYRIPTAALQDASLTPDQMSAKVETVSASEPNDGLWQDKSGKLYFTAVQKNAVETQEPGAKERHTLVKDPRLVWPDTFAEGPNAELYVTNSAISNEPQFNPKGWTERTFNLWKIVPAKKGEIAGNPAFDK, from the coding sequence ATGACCCGCAGCCTGTCCTTCCGCCGCGCCCTGCTCGGCGCCTCCGCGCTCGGCCTCGCCGCGCTCGCCGGTTCCGTCCCGGCCTCCGCCGCCGCGCAGATGGCCTCCGCCCCGCTCGCCAAGCCCGACGCGCCCACGGCCAAGCTCGAGAAGGTGATGAGCTTCGATCGTCAGGTGACGGGCGTCGCCGTGTCGGAGGACGGCCGCGTCTTCGTCAACTTCCCGCGCTGGTACGAGGATTCGCCGGTCTCGGTCGCTGAGATCAAGGGCGGCAAGCTCGTCCCCTATCCGGACGCCGAGTGGAACAGCTACCGCGACGCCGACCCCAAGGACCCCGGCACGCATTTCGTCTGCGTCCAGGCTGAGACGGCGGACGGGCACGGCCACCTGTGGGTGATCGACCCGGCGGCGCCCGCCACCGGCTTCATCGTGCCGGGCGGCCCGAAGCTCGTCGAGATCGACCTCAAGACCGACAAGGTCATCAACAGCTACAGGTTCGGCGGCGACGTCGCCCCCCAGGGCTCCTACCTCAACGACATCCGCGTCTCGGCGGACGGGCGCTGGGTCTACATGACGGACAGCGGCGCGCAGGGCGCGCTCGTCGTGCTCGACACCGAGAGCGGCAAGGCGCGCCGCGTGCTCGACGGCGCCACCTCGACGCAGGTCGACAAGAGCGTCGCGGTGGTGGTGAACGGCAAGGAGCTGCGCAGGGCCGACGGGAGCGGCGTGCAGTTCGCGGCCGACTCGATCTCGCTCGACCCCAAGGGCGAGTACGTCTACTTCCAGCCCGTCACCGCCAAGGCGCTCTACCGGATCCCCACCGCGGCGCTGCAGGACGCGAGCCTCACGCCGGACCAGATGTCCGCCAAGGTCGAGACCGTGTCGGCGAGCGAGCCCAACGACGGGCTGTGGCAGGACAAGTCCGGCAAACTCTATTTCACGGCCGTGCAGAAGAACGCGGTCGAGACGCAGGAGCCGGGCGCCAAGGAGCGCCACACGCTCGTCAAGGACCCGCGCCTCGTGTGGCCCGACACCTTCGCGGAAGGGCCGAACGCCGAGCTCTACGTGACCAACTCGGCCATCTCGAACGAGCCGCAATTCAACCCTAAGGGCTGGACGGAGCGGACCTTCAATCTGTGGAAGATCGTGCCCGCGAAGAAGGGCGAGATCGCCGGAA